The following nucleotide sequence is from Chryseobacterium sp. CY350.
GGCAGCATTTGATATTAATCCTGACAATACGGTTGCTTTAATGGCAGCGACTACGGGCTCTCAAAACAATCTTTATACTGTAAATCTTACTAGCGGAAAGGCTACCAACGTAGGAACTTTATCTCAGAAAGTAATTGATCTGGCTATTCCTACCAATCCTGTAGCATACGCAATTGATAACGCAAATGCTCTTCAGATTTTTGATCCGAACAATCCGATACCTGTCACTAAACCGATCACAGGGTTACAATCTGGCGAAGGAGTTTTAGGAATCGATTTCAGACCATTGAACGGACAATTATATGCGTTAGGAAGTTCTAGCAGAATTTACACAATAAATTTAGGCAACGGTGCAGCTACTCAGGTTGGCACAGGAACACTTTCCACTCTTTTGACGGGAACTGAGTTTGGCTTTGATTTTAACCCTACAGTTGATAAGATAAGAGTGGTAAGCAATACAGGGCAAAACTTAAGATTAGATCCTGTAACAGGAGGCGTAACGATGGTTGATATGCCATTGAATCCTACACCTGTATCGGTAGGCGCAGCAGCTTACAGTGACAATTTTGCTGGTACGACGACGACATCGCTGTTTGTGATTGATAACAGTACAGATAAATTATATCTTCAGAACCCGCCAAACAACGGAACTTTAGTTGAAAGAGGTGCTTTAGGAATCAACATAGACGGAGCCAACGGTTTTGATATCGGAAGCACAAGCCAAAAAGCATATCTTGTAGCAGCAGTTGGCGGAACTACAAGAATTTATACAGTAAACACTACAAATGGGTCTACAGCTTCCCTCGCTATCTACCCAAATCCTGTAAGAGGATTCGCGATAGGTTTAGGATTCTAGAAACAGACTTGATTTTCATATAAAGAAGCCCGAGATAGATTTTTCTATTTCGGGCTTCGGCTTTTTATTTATAAAATAATTTTACAAATTAAATTTTTATTAAATGACGCATATTAATTTAATCCTTTTCATATGTTTATCGGAAGTAATTTTCAGTTATTTTGGAAGTTCAATTTTCTTAGTTTTATTAAAAATCCAGAAGATGATCGGGAAGATCAGTAAAGTAAGTATTGTGGCTGTAATTAATCCTCCGATAATGACAATGGCCAGAGGTTTTTGAGATTCTGAACCAATTCCTGTGGAAAGCGCTGCCGGCAACAGACCGATAGAAGCCATCAAAGCCGTCATAATTACAGGCCTTGTTCTGGATTTTACTCCATTAAAAATTGCTTCATCTAAAGGCGATCCCAATTTGACATTCTGATGAAATTCGGTTATTAAAATGACTCCGTTTTGTATGCAGATTCCCAGGAGTGCAATCATTCCTACGCCTGCGGAAATTCCGAAATTCATTTGGGTAAGATGCAGGGCGATAATTCCGCCAATCAGTGCAAACGGAACATTTGCCAAAACCAAAAGTGAATCTTTCATGTTTCCAAAAAGAATAAACAGAAGAAAAAATATTCCCAAAATACTGATCGGGACGATCTCCGTAAGTCTGGATGTTGCTCGCTGTTGATTTTCAAACTGCCCCGTCCAGCCAAGTTTGTATCCTTCCGGCAAATCTATTTTTGCAACTTCTTTCTGCGCATCAGCAATGGTGCCACCCAGATCACGATCGCGAATTGAGAATTTAATTCCGATATACCTTTTTATATCATCACGGTAGATGAAAGCAGCTCCGTTATTCTTCACAATATTTCCTATTTCCTTCAGTGGAATCATAGAGCCGTCCTGCGTAGGAATCATCAGTGAGGCAATATCATTTTCATCTTTTCTGTACTCTTGAGAATATCGTAGACGGATGGGGAATTTTCTTTCACCATCATACATTTCAGAGGCTGTTTTTCCGCCAAAAGCCATTTCAAGAACTGTCTGTGCATCTTCCGGCATCACGCCATAAGCCGCCATCTTATTTCTGTCCCAGACGACATTCACTTCCGGCTGTCCTATATTTTTGATAATTCCTGCATCACGCACACCGTCAACATCCTTTATTGACTTCAGCACCTTATCTGCCAACTGATCTAAAGTCTGCAGGTTGTCTCCATAGATCTTGATTCCGTTTTCAGCCTTAAAACCAGCCACTGCTTCTGCAACATTATCTGAGATTGGCTGAGAATAGTTGAATGTTATTCCCTGATAATTTCTTAGTTTTTTATCTATTTCCTCTACCAACTGATCATAACTGATTTTACGCTTCCATTCATCTTTCGGCTGAAGATTCACCGCAAACTGCACAAAACCAAACCCGTTGGGATCTGTACCGTCATTACTTCTTCCTGTTTGTGCCAAGACATCTGTAACTTCCGGTACGCTCATGATGTCTTTCTTCAAGATATCTGTAGTCTGTAAAGATTCTTTCAAAGAAGAACTCATTGGCATTTCTGCAGTTATCCAAAGCGATCCTTCATTCAGTTGCGGTAGAAATTCTGTTCCCAAAAACTTTCCCGAAAAAAGAGCAACTGTCATGAATGAAAGTGCAACTATCAAGCTCAGTTTTTTATATTTAAATGTAAAACTGAAACCTTTTAAGACAATTCTATCCCAAAAACTGACAAACGGATTATTCTTTTCTTTCACATTTTTATTTAAAAGCAAATGCGTAAGCACGGGAACGAGCGTTAAGGTAAAAATTAAAGCCCCAATCAGCGCAAAGCCCAAAGTAAATGCCAACGGTGAAAACATTTTACCTTCTACTTTCTGAAAAGAAAATATCGGGATCAGCGATGTAATAATAATTAATTTTGAAAAGAAAATTGCTTTTCCCAACCCTGTACCTGTTTGTTTTATCCAGCCAGCCTTTGCCATTTTGTTAAACTTTTCGGGTCCGTATTTTTTTGCTTTATGATCGAGCATTACAAAAATACCTTCCACCATGACAACGGCGCCATCGATGATGATCCCGAAATCTACAGCTCCCAGTGAAAGTAAATTAGCACTCATGCCGGCAAGTTTTAAGCACAAAAAGGCAAAAAGCAATGACAGCGGAATGATGATCGAGACGATGAGTGTCGTTCGCCAATCTGCCATAAAAATCAATACAATAACGGTTACGAGAATGATTCCTTCCAATAAATTGTGCATTACGGTTTCTGTGGTAAAATCCATAAGGTTGTCACGATCATAAAAAGTAACCATTTTTACATCTTTCGGAAGTATTTTCTCATTTAGTTCTTTAATTTTTGCTTTCACGCCTACCAAGACATCGCGCGGGTTTTCACCTTTTCTCATGACAACAATTCCTTCTACAGTATCATCGTGATTATTGAGACCAGCCTGCCCTACTCTCGGGCGTGAACTTTCATGAACCTCAGCTATATATTTTACTAAAATAGGATTTCCGCTGTCACTGTGAATGGTAATATTCCCAATATCTTCCGTAGACTGCACCAGACCAATGCCGCGAACCACATACGCCTGTCCGTTTTTTTCTATGACATCTCCGCCTACATTCAGATTGCTTTTCGTAACAGCTTCATATACCTGCAACGGAGTAAGATTGTATTTGTCTAAAGCTCTCGGATCGATACTCAACTCAAAAACTTTGTCCTGCCCACCAAAAACATTCACATCGGCAACTCCCGGAACTCCTCGAAGCGCCCGATCGATCACCCAATTCTGAAGCGTGAGAAGTTCACGAGAATCTTTATTTTTACTTTCTAAGGTATATCTGAATACCTCACCAGTCGGTCCGTAAGGTGGCTGCACTTCAGGATCTATATTTTCCGGCAAGCTGACGTTTCTCAGCTGATTGTTTACCTGATTTCTCGCAAACATATCGTCAACACCGTCATCAAACAGAATCTTCACGATCGACAACCCAAACATTGTGGTACTTCTTACACTCGTTTTTTTCTGAACAGGACTCATCGTAAGCTCGATCGGCGTTGTGACAAAGCGTTCTACCTCTTCTGCACTTCTGCCATCCCACTGCGTGATGATAACGATCTGTGTATTGGTAACATCCGGAAATGCCTCAATCGGCATATTTTTGAAGCTGATAAAACCTGCAACTGCCAAAACTGCTACCCAAATAAACGTAAAGGCTTTATTTTTAAGCGAAAAAGAAATAATATTTTTGATGAATTTATTCATGCTGAATAAGATTTGATAATAGATTTCAGACAATAAAGATTTAAATTTTACAAATTCTTTATTTTTCTGACTGATGATTTAAATTTAATGTTGAACAGTTACTCACTCATTTAAAGAGCGGTAAATAAGCAGTTGATTATTTGTGATTACTTGCTCACCTTCTTTGAGACCTTCAGCTATATATGTGATATCACCCAGTTGTTTCAATACTTTAATTTCTCTGATTTTTACATCAGTGCGTGATTTAAAAACGACCACAAAACTTCTGTTATCATCAAAAATAATTGCTTTTGATGGTACTGTGATTGCTGTGGAACTGTCAGATTTTGATACTTTGATAGTTGCTTTACTGTCCGGAATGAGTAATCCTGCAGCGTTATCAAGAACCACTCTCGCCTGCATAGCGTTGGTTTCAGGATCGATAATTTTAAATATTTTATCGATTTTACCATGAAAAATTTTATCCGGATAAGATAAAGTGGAAACCTGAGCCGGCATTCCTAGACTTATTTTGTCAATATCTGCCTCATTAATATTCATAATCGCCCAAACGTTTGTGGTATTGGCAACGTCAAAAATATTTTCGCTTCTATCGCT
It contains:
- a CDS encoding DUF4394 domain-containing protein translates to MKKLFNFCLATFAFVTVFSCDDDENSMPEMSVTGPDMMVYGLTENNQLVAFNANNSSSFASTKAIMGIPSGEKLMSIDFRPATGELYAVSNASKFYIINTSTANTRAVNTTAFAPVISGTIASIDFNPTVDRIRLVTNTGQNLRLNPETGGFVATDGSIATTSSIAGVAYTNSKSGASTTILYDLDATSGKLFKQDPPNNGTLVEVGSLGITFTGQAAFDINPDNTVALMAATTGSQNNLYTVNLTSGKATNVGTLSQKVIDLAIPTNPVAYAIDNANALQIFDPNNPIPVTKPITGLQSGEGVLGIDFRPLNGQLYALGSSSRIYTINLGNGAATQVGTGTLSTLLTGTEFGFDFNPTVDKIRVVSNTGQNLRLDPVTGGVTMVDMPLNPTPVSVGAAAYSDNFAGTTTTSLFVIDNSTDKLYLQNPPNNGTLVERGALGINIDGANGFDIGSTSQKAYLVAAVGGTTRIYTVNTTNGSTASLAIYPNPVRGFAIGLGF
- a CDS encoding efflux RND transporter permease subunit, giving the protein MNKFIKNIISFSLKNKAFTFIWVAVLAVAGFISFKNMPIEAFPDVTNTQIVIITQWDGRSAEEVERFVTTPIELTMSPVQKKTSVRSTTMFGLSIVKILFDDGVDDMFARNQVNNQLRNVSLPENIDPEVQPPYGPTGEVFRYTLESKNKDSRELLTLQNWVIDRALRGVPGVADVNVFGGQDKVFELSIDPRALDKYNLTPLQVYEAVTKSNLNVGGDVIEKNGQAYVVRGIGLVQSTEDIGNITIHSDSGNPILVKYIAEVHESSRPRVGQAGLNNHDDTVEGIVVMRKGENPRDVLVGVKAKIKELNEKILPKDVKMVTFYDRDNLMDFTTETVMHNLLEGIILVTVIVLIFMADWRTTLIVSIIIPLSLLFAFLCLKLAGMSANLLSLGAVDFGIIIDGAVVMVEGIFVMLDHKAKKYGPEKFNKMAKAGWIKQTGTGLGKAIFFSKLIIITSLIPIFSFQKVEGKMFSPLAFTLGFALIGALIFTLTLVPVLTHLLLNKNVKEKNNPFVSFWDRIVLKGFSFTFKYKKLSLIVALSFMTVALFSGKFLGTEFLPQLNEGSLWITAEMPMSSSLKESLQTTDILKKDIMSVPEVTDVLAQTGRSNDGTDPNGFGFVQFAVNLQPKDEWKRKISYDQLVEEIDKKLRNYQGITFNYSQPISDNVAEAVAGFKAENGIKIYGDNLQTLDQLADKVLKSIKDVDGVRDAGIIKNIGQPEVNVVWDRNKMAAYGVMPEDAQTVLEMAFGGKTASEMYDGERKFPIRLRYSQEYRKDENDIASLMIPTQDGSMIPLKEIGNIVKNNGAAFIYRDDIKRYIGIKFSIRDRDLGGTIADAQKEVAKIDLPEGYKLGWTGQFENQQRATSRLTEIVPISILGIFFLLFILFGNMKDSLLVLANVPFALIGGIIALHLTQMNFGISAGVGMIALLGICIQNGVILITEFHQNVKLGSPLDEAIFNGVKSRTRPVIMTALMASIGLLPAALSTGIGSESQKPLAIVIIGGLITATILTLLIFPIIFWIFNKTKKIELPK